In Microbacterium maritypicum, the following are encoded in one genomic region:
- a CDS encoding chlorohydrolase family protein — translation MRTLLTADHVLVFDGTSHRELRQGAVVVEDDLIVFAGPADQAPSGVDERLELGESLLMPGLIDLDALTDIDHLILDAWGTREQAARLQWSEDYFDRRRHVFDEDERARIREIALVQLALHGITSYMPIASEVHSVWAESAGDLHRMAAFSRALGLRGFLGPSYRSGVNVVTASGERRVRFAPEEGEVGLADAIRFHDELAARGEPLLTPVFLPCRIETLTPELLAATGAAAAERGAIVRLHALQGEVERELILDAHGCTPLELIERAGLLNDRLIVPHGVFLDVNPRVHGEDRGDLARLVDAGVSIVHCPLTNARYGSELETFQRYRDAGVNIALGTDSFPPDLIRGIDTGVSVAKVQNGSLAAGDLAGYVDAATLGGAKALHRPDLGKIAVGAQADLTAFRLDDVRMGAIDDPLRTLVLNGTARDACLTMVAGRVVMRDGKIDGIDLDAIRDDTQILFGQMRNAYTGRDHRSGTTDELFPPVFPRHA, via the coding sequence ATGCGCACACTTCTCACCGCCGACCACGTGCTGGTGTTCGACGGCACCTCCCACCGGGAACTCCGGCAGGGGGCCGTGGTCGTCGAGGACGACCTGATCGTCTTCGCCGGCCCGGCTGACCAGGCTCCCTCGGGCGTCGATGAGCGCCTGGAACTCGGGGAGAGCCTGCTGATGCCCGGGCTCATCGACCTGGACGCGCTCACCGACATCGACCACTTGATCTTGGACGCTTGGGGTACTCGTGAGCAGGCGGCCCGACTGCAGTGGTCGGAGGACTACTTCGACCGTCGGCGGCATGTCTTCGACGAGGATGAGCGTGCACGGATCCGGGAGATCGCGCTGGTGCAGCTCGCGCTGCACGGCATCACCTCCTACATGCCGATCGCCTCGGAGGTGCATTCGGTCTGGGCCGAATCGGCGGGCGACCTTCACCGGATGGCGGCGTTCTCGCGCGCTCTCGGGCTGCGCGGATTCCTCGGTCCCTCCTACCGCTCGGGCGTGAACGTCGTGACGGCGTCGGGTGAACGCCGGGTGCGGTTCGCGCCGGAGGAGGGTGAGGTCGGGCTCGCCGACGCCATCCGGTTCCATGACGAGCTGGCCGCGCGCGGCGAGCCGCTGCTCACGCCCGTCTTCCTGCCCTGCCGCATCGAGACGCTGACTCCCGAGCTACTCGCGGCGACGGGGGCGGCGGCGGCGGAGCGCGGAGCGATCGTCCGGCTGCACGCGCTGCAGGGGGAGGTCGAGCGCGAGCTCATCCTCGATGCCCACGGCTGCACTCCACTAGAGCTCATCGAGAGGGCGGGCCTTCTGAACGATCGCCTCATCGTGCCGCACGGCGTGTTCCTCGACGTGAACCCGCGGGTGCACGGGGAAGACCGCGGCGACCTCGCACGTCTGGTCGACGCGGGGGTGTCGATCGTGCACTGCCCGCTGACCAATGCCCGCTACGGCTCCGAACTCGAGACGTTCCAGCGTTATCGCGATGCCGGGGTGAACATCGCCCTCGGTACGGATTCGTTCCCGCCCGATCTCATCCGGGGCATCGACACCGGGGTGTCGGTCGCGAAGGTGCAGAACGGCAGTCTCGCTGCCGGCGACCTCGCCGGATACGTCGATGCGGCGACGCTCGGCGGGGCGAAGGCGCTCCATCGCCCGGACCTCGGCAAGATCGCCGTCGGTGCCCAGGCTGATCTGACGGCGTTCCGGCTGGACGACGTGCGGATGGGCGCCATCGACGACCCGCTGCGCACACTCGTGCTGAACGGCACGGCGCGCGATGCGTGCCTGACGATGGTCGCCGGCCGGGTCGTCATGCGTGACGGGAAGATCGACGGAATCGACCTCGACGCGATCCGCGACGATACGCAGATCCTCTTCGGGCAGATGCGGAACGCCTACACTGGGCGCGACCATCGGAGCGGAACGACCGACGAACTCTTCCCTCCGGTCTTCCCCCGTCATGCCTGA
- a CDS encoding ABC transporter permease, protein MTDTQTLTPKTEALPTAPPKIATGRSLLGTAWLRIRRSPIALVSFGVVVAIVLFALLAPVLVAIEGQDPFTTNTGPEVLDNFNTPGLPLPAYMYPSVEHWLGVEPGLGRDIFARIAYGAQVSLLIALLSTLVSVVLGTVLGAAAGYFGGKVDMVISRIIDLFLAFPHLLLVLSLTPILQSRLRDTPLGQGSFVPIASLVLILGFFGWAYLARVVRGQVLSIREQEYIEAAKSYGASHRTIIFRQVIPNVLGVVLVYATMMIPANISAEAALSFLGVGVKDPTPSWGQMLNAAQAGNWYLSDPWFLIVPGTALIITVLAFNLLGDAVRDALDPKASRS, encoded by the coding sequence GTGACCGACACCCAGACGCTGACCCCGAAGACGGAGGCGCTGCCCACCGCGCCGCCGAAGATCGCGACCGGACGCTCGCTCCTCGGGACGGCGTGGCTGCGCATCCGCCGCAGCCCCATCGCCCTCGTCTCCTTCGGGGTCGTCGTGGCGATCGTGCTCTTCGCCCTCCTCGCCCCCGTGCTGGTCGCGATCGAGGGGCAGGATCCGTTCACCACGAACACCGGCCCTGAGGTCCTCGACAACTTCAACACCCCCGGCCTGCCGCTCCCCGCCTACATGTACCCGTCCGTGGAGCACTGGCTCGGCGTCGAACCGGGACTCGGACGCGACATCTTCGCCCGCATCGCCTACGGGGCTCAGGTCTCGTTGCTGATCGCCCTGCTCTCGACGCTGGTCTCGGTCGTCCTGGGAACCGTGCTCGGGGCTGCGGCCGGCTACTTCGGCGGCAAGGTCGACATGGTCATCAGCCGCATCATCGACCTCTTCCTCGCCTTCCCGCACCTGCTCCTGGTGCTCTCGCTCACCCCGATCCTGCAATCCCGGCTGCGCGACACGCCCCTCGGCCAGGGCAGCTTCGTCCCCATCGCCTCCCTCGTGCTGATCCTCGGGTTCTTCGGCTGGGCGTACCTGGCCAGAGTCGTGCGCGGCCAGGTGCTCAGCATCCGCGAGCAGGAGTACATCGAGGCGGCGAAGTCCTACGGGGCCTCGCACCGGACCATCATCTTCCGTCAGGTCATCCCGAACGTGCTCGGGGTCGTCCTCGTCTACGCGACCATGATGATCCCCGCGAACATCTCCGCCGAAGCCGCACTGTCGTTCCTCGGCGTCGGCGTGAAGGACCCGACGCCGTCCTGGGGGCAGATGCTCAACGCCGCTCAGGCGGGCAACTGGTACCTCAGCGACCCCTGGTTCCTCATCGTGCCCGGCACCGCGCTCATCATCACCGTGCTCGCCTTCAACCTGCTCGGCGACGCCGTGCGCGACGCGCTCGATCCCAAGGCCTCCCGCAGCTGA
- a CDS encoding ABC transporter substrate-binding protein, translated as MRHRSPLLAAATVAIALVVTGCTSVTAQNGQSAPTGSKDPYAAHIVQPGFDEAGGNVNVLMSSDFMTLDPGNSNYVQTANVGQLYYRTLTMAKETAGEPPTIVGDLATDTGTASEDGLTWTYTLKDGLKYEDGTPITAADVKYGIARTFARDVFTQAPQELNSALDADDYKGPYSGGGDLTAVETPDDKTVIFHLKQPNPDFAALVSRSNTAPVPQAKDTMLDYTNHPISSGPYMISSYDRGRELKLVRNPSWDPATDENRTALPDTFTFSLSTAQATISQQLISDADPTAITLDSNGALQASDTSRLTESSVADRTASGLLGCTDVLNFNTETITDPDVRHALALAMDRAAIQVQYGGARFGKLTNSYLNDSQVGYVAETTDLDIDGAPQLDAAKKLLEGKDVPASLTYGYSNAIDRYKNLGTVLQQNFTELGIDLQLVPIPAANYYTVLASDEMPDIARAGWCGGAASGSTRTTVDPNIGPSLDGTTYGFSNISRFYDEKLSGDMYELRNTNGTSEELNTRWAELYNEAMESYPLVPLIRTFTNSVVGSKIHNAQVGYFFGSIDLSTIGVEQ; from the coding sequence ATGAGACACCGCAGTCCCCTGCTCGCCGCTGCGACCGTGGCCATCGCCCTGGTCGTCACCGGTTGCACCAGCGTCACCGCACAGAACGGGCAATCCGCCCCCACCGGCTCGAAGGACCCGTATGCCGCGCACATCGTGCAGCCGGGCTTCGACGAGGCCGGCGGCAACGTCAACGTCCTGATGTCGAGCGACTTCATGACGCTCGACCCGGGCAACAGCAACTATGTGCAGACCGCGAACGTCGGCCAGCTCTACTACCGCACGCTGACGATGGCGAAGGAGACCGCCGGAGAGCCGCCCACGATCGTCGGCGACCTCGCGACCGATACCGGCACCGCCTCGGAAGACGGCCTCACCTGGACGTACACCCTCAAAGACGGTCTGAAGTACGAGGACGGTACGCCCATCACCGCCGCCGATGTGAAGTACGGCATCGCCCGCACGTTCGCGCGCGACGTCTTCACCCAGGCACCGCAGGAGTTGAACTCCGCTCTCGATGCCGATGACTACAAGGGTCCGTACTCGGGCGGCGGCGATCTGACAGCCGTCGAGACCCCCGACGACAAGACCGTGATCTTCCATCTGAAGCAGCCGAACCCCGACTTCGCCGCACTCGTGTCGCGCTCGAACACGGCGCCGGTCCCGCAGGCGAAGGACACGATGCTCGATTACACGAACCACCCGATCTCTTCGGGCCCGTACATGATCTCCAGCTACGACCGCGGCCGGGAGCTGAAGCTCGTGCGCAACCCCTCCTGGGATCCCGCGACCGACGAGAACCGCACCGCCCTCCCGGACACGTTCACGTTCTCGCTGTCCACCGCGCAGGCGACCATCAGCCAGCAGCTGATCTCGGATGCCGACCCGACCGCGATCACGCTCGACTCGAACGGAGCCCTCCAGGCCTCGGACACGTCACGCCTGACCGAGTCGTCCGTCGCCGACCGCACCGCCTCCGGATTGCTCGGCTGCACCGATGTGCTCAACTTCAACACCGAGACCATCACCGACCCCGACGTGCGCCACGCGCTCGCCCTGGCGATGGACCGTGCGGCGATCCAGGTGCAGTACGGCGGTGCGCGCTTCGGCAAGCTCACCAACTCGTACCTGAACGACTCGCAGGTCGGGTACGTCGCCGAGACCACCGACCTCGACATCGACGGCGCCCCGCAGCTCGACGCCGCCAAGAAGCTGCTCGAGGGCAAGGACGTCCCCGCCTCGCTCACCTACGGCTACTCGAACGCGATCGACCGGTACAAGAACCTGGGCACCGTGCTCCAGCAGAACTTCACCGAGCTCGGCATCGACCTGCAGCTCGTGCCGATCCCCGCCGCGAACTACTACACGGTGCTCGCCAGCGACGAGATGCCCGACATCGCCCGCGCCGGCTGGTGCGGCGGTGCGGCCTCCGGCTCCACCCGGACCACGGTCGACCCCAACATCGGCCCGAGCCTCGACGGAACGACATACGGCTTCAGCAACATCTCGCGCTTCTACGACGAGAAGCTCTCCGGTGACATGTACGAGCTGCGCAACACCAACGGCACCTCCGAAGAGCTGAACACGCGCTGGGCCGAGCTCTACAACGAGGCCATGGAGTCGTACCCGCTCGTGCCGCTCATCCGCACCTTCACCAACAGCGTCGTCGGTTCGAAGATCCACAACGCCCAGGTGGGGTACTTCTTCGGAAGCATCGATCTGTCCACCATCGGCGTCGAGCAGTAA
- a CDS encoding ABC transporter permease has protein sequence MFGFIIRRMTALVILLLVVSFVTFALFQIGPADPAAAACGQECTPERIDQARVALGMDKPFLVQYFTYLSGFFGERLIGAPGAEQVCAWPCLGKSFQTNENVTDVIVRALPYTISIAVGAVVLWTVIGVGLGLLAALRKGRATDKIIVGAASVGVSLPVPVTGLLLLLVFVSALHWLPFTSNQISSPFGPTGPGAWFTNYLLPWVALAILFSAQYIRITRNNMIETFGEDYMRTARAKGLSPGRITTHGVRAGITPIITMLGLDIGALLGGAVLTEQIFSVPGLGFTAVRAATSGDLPVTMAITMLAAFFIITANVIVDLVYASVDPRVRVN, from the coding sequence ATGTTCGGATTCATCATCCGCCGCATGACCGCGCTGGTCATCCTCCTGCTCGTCGTGAGCTTCGTGACGTTCGCCCTGTTCCAGATCGGCCCCGCAGACCCTGCGGCGGCCGCCTGCGGCCAGGAGTGCACCCCTGAACGCATCGACCAGGCGCGCGTCGCCCTGGGCATGGACAAGCCGTTCCTGGTGCAGTACTTCACGTACCTCAGTGGATTCTTCGGCGAACGGCTCATCGGAGCCCCGGGCGCCGAGCAGGTCTGCGCCTGGCCCTGCCTGGGCAAGTCGTTCCAGACCAACGAGAACGTCACCGACGTCATCGTCCGGGCGCTCCCGTACACGATCTCCATCGCGGTCGGCGCTGTCGTGCTGTGGACCGTGATCGGCGTCGGCCTCGGCCTGCTCGCAGCCCTCCGCAAGGGCAGGGCGACGGACAAGATCATCGTCGGTGCCGCATCCGTGGGCGTCTCGCTCCCCGTCCCCGTCACCGGACTCCTGCTCCTCCTCGTGTTCGTGAGCGCGCTGCACTGGCTGCCGTTCACGAGCAATCAGATCTCGTCCCCGTTCGGCCCCACCGGACCCGGGGCGTGGTTCACGAACTACCTGCTCCCCTGGGTCGCGCTGGCCATCCTGTTCAGCGCGCAGTACATCCGCATCACGCGGAACAACATGATCGAGACCTTCGGCGAGGACTACATGCGCACCGCGCGGGCGAAGGGTCTGAGCCCCGGACGGATCACGACCCACGGGGTCCGTGCCGGCATCACTCCGATCATCACGATGCTGGGCCTGGACATCGGCGCCCTGCTCGGCGGTGCCGTCCTGACCGAGCAGATCTTCTCGGTGCCCGGTCTCGGGTTCACGGCGGTGCGGGCAGCCACCTCGGGAGACCTCCCGGTCACCATGGCGATCACGATGCTCGCCGCCTTCTTCATCATCACCGCGAACGTCATCGTCGACCTCGTGTACGCGAGCGTCGACCCGAGAGTGAGAGTCAACTGA
- a CDS encoding ABC transporter ATP-binding protein, translating to MTTPILDIRDLRVTFPTDDGLVHAVNGMDLVVQRGETVGIVGESGSGKTVTSQTLMGLLKGTSAKVTGRVLFDGTDLVPLSESEMRPYRGRKIGMIFQDPLSAMHPFYTVGRQIAEAYRVHNRVSAKAAKAQAIEMLNRVGIPDPVARYDSYPHEFSGGMRQRAMIAMALICEPELLIADEPTTALDVTVQAQILDLIGSLQAETGSAVIFVTHDLGVVAEVCKRVVVMYGGQCVEEAGVHDLFFRTAHPYARGLLASMPSMVDEAGRLTPIPGFPPSLLDLPQGCLFADRCPVAALVPDDRCRTERPGLTLVGSDHRARCHLAEVDIQTSALDLQEVAR from the coding sequence ATGACCACGCCGATCCTCGACATCCGCGATCTGCGGGTGACCTTTCCCACCGACGACGGTCTGGTGCACGCCGTGAACGGCATGGACCTCGTCGTGCAGCGCGGAGAGACCGTCGGCATCGTCGGCGAATCCGGTTCGGGAAAGACCGTGACCAGCCAGACCCTGATGGGGCTCCTCAAAGGGACCAGCGCGAAGGTCACCGGACGAGTGCTCTTCGACGGCACCGATCTGGTACCGCTCAGCGAGAGCGAGATGCGGCCATACCGCGGTCGCAAGATCGGGATGATCTTCCAGGATCCGCTCTCGGCGATGCACCCCTTCTACACGGTGGGTCGGCAGATCGCCGAGGCGTATCGCGTGCACAACAGGGTGAGCGCGAAGGCCGCGAAGGCCCAGGCGATCGAGATGCTGAACCGCGTCGGCATCCCCGATCCGGTCGCACGGTACGACTCTTACCCGCACGAGTTCTCCGGCGGTATGCGGCAGCGGGCGATGATCGCGATGGCCCTCATCTGCGAACCGGAGCTGCTCATCGCCGACGAGCCCACCACGGCGCTCGATGTCACGGTGCAGGCGCAGATCCTCGACCTGATCGGATCGCTCCAGGCGGAGACCGGTTCCGCCGTGATCTTCGTCACGCACGATCTGGGCGTCGTCGCCGAGGTCTGCAAACGCGTCGTCGTCATGTACGGCGGCCAGTGCGTGGAAGAGGCCGGCGTGCACGACCTGTTCTTCCGGACCGCGCACCCCTATGCCCGGGGCCTGCTCGCATCGATGCCCTCGATGGTCGACGAAGCCGGACGCCTCACGCCCATCCCCGGCTTCCCGCCGTCGCTGCTCGACCTCCCGCAGGGGTGCCTCTTCGCCGATCGCTGCCCCGTCGCGGCCCTCGTGCCGGACGACAGATGCCGCACCGAGCGCCCCGGACTCACCCTCGTCGGCTCGGACCACCGCGCACGCTGTCACCTCGCGGAAGTCGACATCCAGACATCCGCGCTCGACCTGCAGGAGGTAGCCCGATGA
- a CDS encoding ABC transporter ATP-binding protein, with the protein MSEPLLSVENLAKHFSVSKGFLRGSSQVKAVDGVSFTLERGSTLGLVGESGCGKSTTGRLLMRLLTPTSGRILLDGADVSQLRGSDLQQFRRRVQMVFQNPSSSLNPRQSVGAAIAAPLQAQGISPQEGMKNRVAALMDRVGLRPEHYNRFPHEFSGGQKQRVGIARALALEPDILVCDEPVSALDVSVQAQVINLLQDIQADTGISYVFIAHDLSVVKHFADEVAVMYLGRIMEHGTRDAVFGAPQHPYTQSLLSSVPSPDPTADRSRRIRLVGDLPHPSNPPSGCVFRTRCPVLPLLDEERRRQCVEQVPTGDAACHHLAEAADLASRLGAPEERKVHADS; encoded by the coding sequence ATGAGCGAGCCGCTGCTGAGCGTCGAGAACCTCGCCAAGCATTTCAGCGTCAGCAAGGGATTCCTGCGCGGGTCCTCGCAGGTGAAAGCGGTGGACGGGGTCTCCTTCACACTCGAACGCGGATCGACGCTGGGGCTGGTCGGCGAATCCGGCTGCGGCAAGTCCACCACCGGACGTCTGCTGATGCGTCTGCTCACCCCCACGTCGGGGCGGATCCTGCTGGACGGCGCCGACGTGTCCCAGCTCCGCGGGTCAGACCTGCAGCAGTTCCGGCGCCGCGTGCAGATGGTGTTCCAGAACCCTTCATCGTCGCTGAACCCGCGGCAGAGCGTCGGCGCGGCGATCGCGGCTCCCCTGCAGGCCCAGGGAATCTCCCCCCAGGAGGGCATGAAGAACCGGGTCGCGGCTCTGATGGACAGGGTGGGGCTGCGGCCGGAGCACTACAACAGGTTCCCCCACGAGTTCTCGGGCGGACAGAAGCAGCGCGTCGGCATCGCCAGGGCACTCGCGTTGGAACCCGACATCCTGGTCTGCGACGAGCCGGTGTCGGCTCTCGACGTCTCGGTGCAGGCGCAGGTCATCAACCTGCTGCAGGACATCCAGGCCGACACCGGCATCTCCTACGTGTTCATCGCGCACGATCTGTCCGTCGTCAAGCACTTCGCCGACGAGGTCGCCGTGATGTACCTCGGGCGCATCATGGAGCACGGCACCAGGGATGCCGTGTTCGGCGCCCCGCAGCACCCGTACACGCAGTCGCTGCTGTCCTCCGTTCCGAGCCCCGATCCCACCGCCGACCGCAGTCGACGGATCCGTCTCGTCGGAGACCTCCCCCACCCGTCGAACCCGCCCAGCGGCTGCGTGTTCCGCACGCGATGCCCCGTGCTCCCGCTCCTCGACGAGGAACGGCGTCGGCAGTGCGTGGAGCAGGTTCCCACCGGCGATGCCGCGTGCCATCATCTGGCTGAAGCCGCCGACCTCGCGTCGCGGCTCGGCGCCCCCGAAGAAAGGAAAGTCCATGCTGATTCGTGA
- a CDS encoding amidohydrolase → MLIRDVRPWGGSASDVLIEDGRITRILPHEATPASGDDVDGRGRLLLPSFSDVHVHLDSTRIGLPFREHTGAPGVWGMMMNDRENWRNAEIDLPTRVAGTLERMIARGTTRVRSYAQVDVDCKLEKFDAVIAAKEKFAAHADVQVMTFPQAGILREEGTVAYLEESLKQGADVIGGIDPSQLDRDPAKHLDIVFGLAEKYQVEVDIHLHEPGALGVFSTELVMERTRALGMQGKVTMSHAYELGSVNEATSRRLIEEFAELDISMATVAPSTSNHLSLVQLVEAGVRIGLGQDGQRDYWSPYGNTDMLDRTWQLAFTNGFRRDDHIEMALAVATMGGASIMSSTSPRLTGVEDRPGLAVGDRADLVLVDGETPTSAVMDRGTDRLVIHDGRVVADGLRVLAL, encoded by the coding sequence ATGCTGATTCGTGACGTGCGCCCCTGGGGCGGCTCCGCCTCCGATGTCCTGATCGAGGACGGTCGCATCACCCGGATCCTCCCCCATGAGGCGACGCCGGCGTCCGGTGATGACGTCGACGGACGTGGGCGGCTTCTGCTGCCCTCCTTCAGCGATGTCCACGTGCACCTGGATTCGACCCGGATCGGACTGCCGTTCCGTGAGCACACCGGTGCTCCCGGGGTCTGGGGCATGATGATGAACGACCGCGAGAACTGGCGCAACGCCGAGATCGACCTTCCCACGCGGGTGGCCGGCACCCTCGAACGCATGATCGCGCGGGGCACGACCCGCGTCCGCTCCTACGCGCAGGTCGACGTCGACTGCAAGCTCGAGAAGTTCGACGCGGTGATCGCGGCGAAGGAGAAGTTCGCCGCGCACGCCGACGTCCAGGTCATGACCTTCCCCCAGGCCGGCATCCTCCGCGAGGAGGGCACGGTCGCGTACCTGGAGGAGTCTCTCAAGCAGGGAGCGGACGTGATCGGCGGCATCGACCCGTCGCAGCTCGACCGCGACCCCGCCAAGCACCTCGACATCGTTTTCGGTCTCGCCGAGAAGTACCAGGTCGAGGTCGACATCCACCTGCACGAGCCCGGAGCGCTCGGTGTGTTCAGCACCGAGCTCGTGATGGAGCGCACACGCGCACTCGGCATGCAGGGCAAAGTCACGATGTCACACGCCTACGAACTCGGTTCTGTGAACGAGGCCACGAGCCGTCGTCTGATCGAGGAGTTCGCCGAGCTGGACATCTCGATGGCGACGGTGGCCCCCTCGACCAGCAATCACCTGTCCCTGGTGCAGCTCGTCGAAGCGGGCGTGCGGATCGGACTCGGTCAGGACGGCCAGCGCGACTACTGGAGCCCCTATGGCAACACCGACATGCTCGACCGCACCTGGCAGTTGGCCTTCACCAACGGTTTCCGTCGCGACGACCACATCGAGATGGCGCTCGCGGTCGCGACGATGGGTGGGGCGAGCATCATGTCCTCCACCTCACCGCGCCTCACGGGGGTCGAGGACCGACCCGGCCTGGCCGTCGGAGACCGGGCCGACCTGGTCCTGGTCGATGGCGAGACGCCCACCAGCGCGGTGATGGACCGGGGAACCGACCGACTCGTCATCCACGACGGCCGCGTGGTCGCCGACGGCCTTCGTGTCCTCGCGCTCTGA
- a CDS encoding MFS transporter: MSSRSERRGSEFRDRAVGLGAALLIGLNLRPAITSVAALLEPTRAAFDLAPVQLNLLATLPVIAFGISAPVGPLLARRLGVTRALIWTMVALAGSLALRVVVPGGMLPGTFLAGVSIMAAGTLLPQYLKSLRAGGLWIGLSSMSFSAGAALGAGLAVPLSTAVGGPAVALGLWAVPALTAAGAMVGVALRSEAPPPPSSRMALPRSARPTVALITAMFGLQAMLFFAVASWLPRILGDRGVDAQTAGWLLALTSVAGLVPTLVAPILARRRRVLRLFGPGLGIVMLAAFVWLASGDESYIAITVVLGAVQSATFGLSLALIVMLAADEASAGLLSAIAQGVGYAFAGAGSLLVGVLHDLTGGWTASLVFMIVCAAALALVVGFVIRCRPVDLQAPSEVPALPRA, encoded by the coding sequence GTGTCCTCGCGCTCTGAGCGTCGAGGCAGCGAGTTCCGCGATCGCGCCGTCGGGCTCGGCGCAGCTCTGCTGATCGGGCTCAACCTGCGCCCGGCGATCACCTCGGTCGCCGCCCTGCTCGAGCCGACGAGGGCGGCGTTCGACCTCGCACCGGTGCAGCTGAACCTCCTGGCGACGCTGCCGGTGATCGCCTTCGGCATCAGTGCACCGGTCGGGCCGCTGCTCGCCCGCCGCCTCGGTGTGACCAGGGCGCTGATCTGGACCATGGTGGCGCTCGCGGGGTCGCTCGCACTGCGGGTCGTCGTTCCCGGGGGCATGCTCCCGGGAACTTTCCTCGCCGGGGTGTCGATCATGGCTGCGGGGACCTTGCTTCCGCAGTACCTGAAGTCCCTTCGGGCGGGCGGTCTCTGGATCGGCCTGAGCAGCATGTCGTTCAGCGCGGGGGCCGCGCTCGGAGCGGGACTCGCCGTGCCGCTGAGCACGGCGGTCGGCGGGCCCGCGGTGGCGCTCGGGCTCTGGGCCGTGCCCGCTCTGACCGCCGCGGGCGCCATGGTCGGTGTGGCGCTGCGCTCGGAAGCTCCCCCACCGCCGTCGTCTCGGATGGCGCTGCCCCGGTCGGCTCGACCGACCGTCGCGCTGATCACCGCGATGTTCGGCCTCCAGGCGATGCTCTTCTTCGCGGTGGCCTCGTGGCTCCCCCGCATCCTCGGAGATCGCGGTGTGGACGCGCAGACCGCCGGCTGGCTGCTCGCGCTGACCAGCGTCGCGGGCCTCGTGCCGACGCTCGTCGCGCCGATCCTCGCTCGACGTCGCCGCGTTCTGCGGTTGTTCGGTCCGGGCCTGGGCATCGTGATGCTGGCGGCGTTCGTCTGGCTCGCTTCCGGCGACGAGTCGTACATCGCGATCACGGTCGTGCTCGGTGCCGTGCAGAGCGCGACGTTCGGACTCTCCCTCGCACTCATCGTGATGCTCGCCGCCGACGAGGCCTCGGCGGGCCTGCTGTCGGCTATCGCGCAGGGCGTCGGCTACGCGTTCGCCGGCGCGGGGAGCCTCCTCGTCGGCGTCCTCCACGACCTCACCGGCGGCTGGACGGCGAGCCTCGTGTTCATGATCGTGTGTGCCGCGGCGCTCGCCCTCGTCGTGGGGTTCGTGATCCGCTGCCGCCCGGTCGACCTGCAGGCACCGTCGGAGGTGCCTGCACTCCCCCGAGCATGA
- the rpsO gene encoding 30S ribosomal protein S15, whose product MALEADVKKAIIEEYATHPGDTGSPEVQVAMLTQRIKDLTEHLKEHKHDHHSRRGLFLLVGQRRRLLGYLQDIDINRYRSLIERLGLRR is encoded by the coding sequence ATGGCACTGGAAGCAGACGTCAAGAAGGCGATCATCGAAGAGTACGCGACGCACCCCGGTGACACCGGATCCCCCGAGGTGCAGGTCGCAATGCTGACGCAGCGCATCAAGGACCTCACCGAGCACCTCAAGGAGCACAAGCACGACCACCACTCGCGTCGTGGTCTGTTCCTGCTCGTCGGTCAGCGCCGTCGCCTGCTGGGTTACCTGCAGGACATCGACATCAACCGCTACCGGTCGCTCATCGAGCGTCTCGGCCTGCGTCGATAA